One Mycobacteroides abscessus ATCC 19977 genomic window carries:
- a CDS encoding carbohydrate ABC transporter permease: protein MTWSRNVLVYLLLTVGAVLTLGPFLLAVSASLKTAKQFATGTPLAPPNPFTLANYTGLADAGFGRAALVTVLMTAIIVIGQLTFSVLAAYAFARLRFPGRDGLFWIYLATLMIPATVTVVPMYLMLTQVGLRNTFWALVIPFMFGSPYAIFLLREHFRTIPDDLIRAARLDGANTLDILWHVVVPVSRPILITLTLITVVSQWNNFMWPLVITSGGNWRVLTVATAGLQSQFNAQWPIVMAATTVAIVPLVILFVAFQKYIVRSITLSGLK from the coding sequence ATGACCTGGTCTAGGAATGTCCTCGTCTACCTGCTGTTGACCGTGGGCGCTGTGCTGACACTGGGCCCCTTCCTGCTGGCGGTGTCGGCATCGCTGAAGACCGCGAAGCAGTTCGCCACCGGCACACCGCTGGCGCCGCCGAACCCATTCACACTGGCCAACTACACCGGGCTCGCCGATGCCGGATTCGGGCGGGCCGCCCTGGTGACCGTGCTGATGACGGCGATCATCGTGATCGGGCAGCTGACGTTCTCGGTATTGGCCGCGTATGCCTTTGCGCGGCTGCGTTTCCCGGGCCGCGACGGACTGTTCTGGATATATCTGGCGACACTGATGATTCCGGCGACGGTCACCGTGGTGCCGATGTACTTGATGCTGACCCAGGTGGGCCTGCGAAACACCTTCTGGGCATTGGTCATCCCGTTCATGTTCGGCTCGCCGTATGCGATCTTCTTGCTGCGTGAGCATTTCCGCACCATTCCCGACGATCTGATCCGCGCCGCACGTCTGGACGGGGCCAATACGCTCGACATCCTGTGGCATGTGGTGGTGCCGGTGAGCCGGCCGATCCTGATCACGCTGACCCTGATCACCGTGGTGTCACAGTGGAACAACTTCATGTGGCCGTTGGTGATCACCAGCGGCGGCAACTGGCGGGTGCTGACCGTGGCCACCGCCGGGCTGCAGTCCCAGTTCAACGCGCAGTGGCCGATCGTGATGGCGGCGACCACCGTGGCGATCGTGCCGCTGGTGATCCTGTTCGTGGCGTTCCAGAAGTACATCGTCCGCTCCATCACCCTGAGCGGACTCAAGTGA
- a CDS encoding carbohydrate ABC transporter permease — protein MSRSRQTAVAYGLLAPSLFGVAAFLLLPILVVVWLSLCRWDLLGPIEFVGLDNWRSVLTDGTFGHSLLVTLLFVALVIPVQTALGLAAATLLVRGLPGTVLFRTIYVIPWICAPLAIGVLWHWMLAPTDGAVNALLGQRVEWLTDPSLALPVVAAVSVWTNVGYVALFFMAGLLAIPGDVHNAARVDGATAWQRFRRITLPMLRPTFFFVLVTGVVSAVQTFDTVYALTSGGPQNRTDLAAHRVYAEAFEAAHVGRSAAMSLILFLILVTITVIQHRYFRARVSYDLV, from the coding sequence GTGAGTCGGTCGCGGCAGACAGCCGTCGCATACGGGCTGCTGGCCCCGAGCCTGTTCGGGGTGGCGGCGTTTCTGCTGCTGCCCATCCTGGTGGTGGTGTGGCTGAGCCTGTGCCGCTGGGACTTGTTGGGTCCCATCGAATTCGTGGGCCTGGACAACTGGCGCTCGGTGCTCACCGACGGCACCTTTGGCCATTCCCTGCTGGTGACACTGCTCTTCGTGGCGCTGGTGATCCCGGTGCAGACCGCGCTGGGATTGGCGGCGGCGACACTGTTGGTGCGCGGCCTGCCCGGCACCGTGCTCTTCAGGACCATCTACGTGATCCCCTGGATATGCGCGCCGCTGGCCATCGGTGTGCTGTGGCATTGGATGCTGGCGCCCACCGACGGCGCCGTCAATGCACTGCTGGGGCAGCGCGTCGAATGGCTCACCGATCCCTCGCTGGCGCTGCCGGTGGTGGCGGCGGTCAGCGTGTGGACGAATGTCGGCTACGTGGCCCTGTTCTTCATGGCGGGTCTGCTGGCCATCCCCGGCGATGTCCATAACGCGGCCCGGGTCGACGGTGCGACGGCCTGGCAGCGGTTCCGCCGCATCACCCTGCCGATGCTGCGGCCCACCTTCTTCTTCGTGCTCGTCACCGGGGTGGTGAGCGCGGTGCAGACCTTCGACACCGTGTACGCGCTCACCAGCGGCGGCCCGCAGAACCGCACCGACCTGGCGGCGCACCGCGTGTACGCCGAGGCGTTCGAAGCGGCCCATGTCGGGCGTTCGGCCGCCATGTCGCTGATCTTGTTCCTGATCCTGGTGACCATCACGGTGATTCAGCACCGCTACTTCCGCGCCCGGGTGAGCTATGACCTGGTCTAG
- a CDS encoding ABC transporter substrate-binding protein has translation MKASTRAALTLALVALLLFGVAAWLGIPTTPHGKTVVTVRVWDQQVAEAYRGSFDEFSRRNPDIQVAVTVTSYASYFNSLRTDVAGHGADDIFWLSNAYLSDYADTGNLVPVEPRADWDPSVVAQFTRDGKLWGVPQLSDAGIALYYNKNLLDAAQVDPAELAELRWDPDPEVDTLRPMLHRLTAPGHWGYNAANDLQGIYLNYLGSAGAVFQADDKFAFAKPRAEMAFTYLVDLINVDRVAPSAADTNDNNDFSRNQFLQGRMALFQSGTYNLAQIQANATFPWDVAMMPAGPQGRVSVTNGIVAAANSSSPHPDAVHKVLAWMGSTDGNSFLGRSGSAIPAVLSARAPYFQYWADKGVDVSPFFEVLRGQQIAAPGGQGFGAGFAALKPYFAEMFLGRLDVREALQQAQRAANRALER, from the coding sequence ATGAAGGCATCTACCCGCGCCGCCCTCACCCTCGCACTGGTGGCGCTGCTGCTCTTCGGGGTCGCGGCCTGGCTCGGGATTCCCACCACGCCGCACGGCAAAACGGTGGTGACCGTTCGGGTCTGGGACCAGCAGGTGGCCGAGGCGTACCGCGGCTCGTTCGACGAGTTCAGCCGCCGCAATCCGGATATCCAGGTCGCGGTGACCGTCACGTCGTACGCGAGTTACTTCAACAGCCTGCGCACCGATGTGGCCGGGCACGGCGCCGACGACATCTTCTGGCTCAGTAATGCCTACCTGTCCGACTACGCCGACACCGGGAACCTCGTTCCCGTGGAACCGCGGGCGGACTGGGACCCGTCCGTCGTCGCGCAGTTCACCCGGGACGGCAAGCTCTGGGGGGTGCCGCAGCTCAGCGACGCGGGAATTGCGCTGTACTACAACAAGAACCTGCTCGACGCGGCCCAAGTCGACCCGGCAGAGCTGGCCGAACTGCGCTGGGACCCCGACCCCGAGGTCGACACCCTGCGCCCCATGCTGCACCGGCTCACGGCGCCCGGGCACTGGGGATACAACGCCGCCAACGACTTACAGGGCATCTACCTGAACTACCTCGGGTCGGCCGGTGCGGTGTTTCAGGCCGACGACAAGTTCGCGTTCGCCAAGCCCCGCGCCGAGATGGCGTTCACGTACCTGGTGGACCTGATCAACGTCGACAGGGTGGCACCGTCGGCCGCCGACACCAATGACAACAACGACTTCTCCCGCAACCAGTTTCTGCAGGGGCGGATGGCGCTGTTCCAATCGGGCACCTACAACCTGGCTCAGATCCAGGCGAATGCCACCTTTCCCTGGGATGTGGCGATGATGCCTGCCGGGCCGCAAGGCCGGGTCAGCGTCACCAACGGGATTGTCGCTGCCGCCAATTCGTCATCGCCGCATCCCGACGCGGTGCACAAGGTGCTGGCCTGGATGGGCAGCACCGACGGGAACTCCTTCCTGGGCCGCAGCGGCTCGGCCATCCCCGCCGTGCTAAGCGCGCGGGCACCCTACTTTCAGTATTGGGCAGACAAGGGCGTCGACGTGTCCCCCTTCTTCGAGGTGCTACGCGGTCAGCAGATCGCCGCCCCCGGTGGACAGGGCTTCGGGGCCGGATTCGCCGCGCTGAAGCCCTATTTCGCCGAGATGTTCCTGGGGCGCCTTGACGTGCGTGAGGCGCTGCAACAGGCGCAGCGCGCGGCGAACAGGGCACTGGAGCGG